The Falco peregrinus isolate bFalPer1 chromosome 11, bFalPer1.pri, whole genome shotgun sequence genome includes the window TTTTTGCTAGTAGTTTTCGTGTAGGTGGCCCAGGGGAACTGCTGATGAGTCCCGTTAGCTGTTCTAcaagtttcttctgtttttccttgaCATCTGTCTGTTAACGGaccaaaaatatataaaataagaaaagtcaTTTGATCTTGCGTCTTGCCTTCAACACCCAGAAATACCTACAAGAGACTGAAGTAAACCTTACACCACTCCCACTTGTATGTCATTCAGCAAACTGCTTGTCTTGCAGAGACGTGGGATACATTCTGTAACAGCAGAGACATGCTAAATGCTCAGAATTAGCTGTTACCTTATTGatcttttgctttgaaaaaatacttactaaaaatacagtaataccTGCCTAGAACATCTTTTAATCCTCTTTACCATCAAGAATCCCTACTCTGGGAGGGAAGGTTTTGTCTTCCAAATATTTACAACAATGAAGAACTCAAACCAAGCTATCTATTATATAACAGAGTTATACTGACCGCCTACTAGCTGTCAACTTTCTCTAGCATGAAATTAATAcaaatgttttagaaagaaaggcaaaaaaccataaaattaCCTTGTTAGCAGCTACCAGCACTTTATCCAAAAATCTTAACCACTCAAAGATAAAGACCGGTCTCTTTGCTTCTGTGATTTGAGCTAATGCTTCCTCATTCAGTAACAAACTGTGAGCCAGCTCCATGACTGGTTAAATTCCAGTTTTATTGTAAATTTGTGTAGCAACTCTAAAATCAGAATGTAAATATTAGTATATAGTACAAAGCTTTggaaatcaaatgaaaatatgcaGATGAAATCTATAGATTACGGTATCGTGATGACAGCCTTGCTCAGACTTGTCTTAGCTAAGCAGTTCCAGGTACATCCATTAGTATTTCAGGGAACAGAATGGTTAATTGTAAAAAGAGCACCCACAGGCAACTTCAGGTGCTAACTCTTAGccaagaaaaatacattggAGCCcctgtttaaagaaataaaacaccaaACCACACACAAGAGATAAAGGAGTCATCTCACTGTCTCCTTGTACATAAAACAGAATAAGGATTGTCCCTAATCAGGACCCTTGACCGCACTCCCAAAGCTTGGGCACAAACCCGGCCACCTTCTCAACACCTTCAATGGACAAGGTGTTGAGATGGACAGAAGGAGATGAGCCTATCACAAGTAGGAATTTCCACCCATCACAAATCTGAGAGAGGCTGGAACACGGCAGCGGTTGACATCACTCAGCTACGACCTCCAGATCCCACTGCCCTTCCTTTAAGTGCTGGACAAATAAGCGCGCTAAAACCCGGCAAGCCTTACGTGCGACAGCCTGGTATACAAGGCAGAAGCCAAACGCCTGCGTGTGTCCCCACCAGGCAAAACGCTACAGATCAAACAGTGGAGCTCCTGCTCCAACAGGGGGTAGCAACAAAGCACTACCAAAAGCACGCTATCAGTGTGAGCAAACACTCCGCAGACAACTTAACCTTAGCAAACCACATTTAAACAAAGTGTAGCAGTTCAACGCAGAACAGATaggaaaaataactaaaaatcaCAAAGTTAAGTCAACCATGCtcagcaaaaagaaacccaaaaagcaagaaaacccaaccccaaatcCCGAATGCAGCAATGCTGAAACTAGGATCTCgggcaaaacagaaaaagcaagcaactaAGGAGTATGATGTAAGACGTCATCTTTCAACAGCTGCACCGCTCCACTTGTGCTCTCAAGTGCTCACAGCTGCTTCCTCACTCATGGTCAAACCCAACAAATCTAAAGTCAAGTgaagtgatttaattttttttttttaaacggcCCCCAGATTAGACAGTAGTAAAGGGTGGCATTAATACTGTAACTGTATTATGGTTCTAAATATACCTTAATGATTCAGTACCGATGAAACTAAAGCATCACAATGTCTGTAGTACTAAGCATGCTCCCTGCTCTTTGGTACTTTGCATTGTAGTATTTTTCACTGTGCATCTCTCTGGTGACAGATCAGCAGCGGTAGAAGAGCCACATACAGAAACGCATATAGCCCTCGCCTGACACCTCCAAAGGCATCTTCTGGCTTTTCCAGGTTACAAAGAACGGAGGAGGCACTGCCTGTCCATAATGCACAGGCACATCGCTTCAAAACACCTTTACATGAGAGCAGAAACGCAATGACTGACAGCACTATGGCCCCTTGGCTATCACCCCAGAGCTCTACTCTGCTCGTCACCCGCACCGCACAAGAGTGCCGTATGACAGCACAGCTCATCgctctttttcctccccaggtAAGTTTTAATTTTCCCCCAGCCTTTAGAGCCACAGACCCCTTGTCCACCTTCCACACACTCCCTCTGCGTCTGGGAAACACAAGCTCTGAGCAACCACACCTGCGCGTACTTCAGCCGCGCCACTGAAGCACACACACGAAAACCCAGCGACACGAAGGCTGAGCGCCCGGCACGCAGCGGCCGGCCCAGAGCCCACCCACGCCGGCCAAAGGCTCGCTCCGAATCCGAGCGGAAAACACCTGCCAGGTTCCACTGATGCTGGCGAGGGCCGGGGCTCCCTGTGCAGCTACGAGCAGTAAATACCGCGTCACCCCCCCACAGGGCGCGGGGCAACCGCCCGCCAGAGCCAACCCGCCCCCACCGAGCTCTGTCAGAGCGTTACGGAAGGAGAACGTTCAGGTGCGCGACGGCTCCCCTCCACCTCCAGCCGGCGCTCGCCGGGCAGCCCTTCCGCCGGCTGAACTCGGGCACGTCCAGGCGCAGCGGCGCCCTCCTGAGAGGCCGCACCAGGTGAGGCGGCGGCTCCGTGCCCGGGCCGGCTCCCTCCGGCGCCGGTCAgggccccccgcgcccgccgccggcccaGGGCCCGCCCCGCAGCCAGGCACGGCCggcaccgcccgcccgccgccgttAGCGGCTCCTACCGTGCGGCGGCCGCGTCCCGCCAGCTGCGGGCCGCGCCACGCGTGACAGCGCGGCCccccggggggagggggcgggacACGGACACGGACACGCGCGGGCacgcgccgccgcccgcgccccctcAGCCGCCGCGCCCGCGCCGCCCCAGCCCGCACGGCGAGgagccccccccgccgcgggcccaTCCCCGGCGGGCCCGGCTGCGTCCGGCACGGCccggggcgggcccggccggcaGGAGGGGCCCGGCGGCAGGAGCGGCTtcgccccccggcccggcgccggCCCCACGCACCtgggcagcgcggcggcggccgcggcagGAAGCGGGAGGCGCGCAggcgccggcgggcgggggcggccctgGCCGTGCGCAGGCGCCGCCAGCcgagcgggccgggccgggtgGGTGCGGGGGCTCCTCCCGCCGGGtcctcccgcagcccccgcgcTCCGCTGCGGCTCCGCGGGGGTCGAggggcggccggcggcagcGGAGCCCGGCAGAACGCGCCGCGGGGAAGCGGGACGGGGCGGCCTGGCCCGGCCCCGCGTGTCCgtcccgcagccccgccgcgcgGCCTTTCCCCTCTGAAAGCGGGTTCCGCAGCTCGGGTAGCGTGCGGAGAAATAACATCGGTGATAACGCGTATTGGCGGTGTTTATAGGAAACATGGAGGAAGATGAAGAGGAAGACTACAtgtctgatttatttattaagtaAGTAGGCGGcgccttttctctctctgaagcGATTGTAACCGCGCGGAGCCCCCGCCCGCTGACGGGCTGCCCCGCTACCTTACAGGCAGGACGTGCGGCCGGGCCTGCCCATGGTGAGGCGGGTGAGGGAGGctatgcagaaagaagaaaaacaaaaagaagccaACGAGAGGAACAGACAGAAGAGCgtaaaagaagaagaaaaagagagacgCGATTTGGTGTTGAAAAGTGCATTGGGTACTGAGAACAAAGGCTTCGCGTTGCTCCAGAAGATGGGCTACAAGAGCGGCCAGGCCCTTGGCAAAAGCGGTAAGCTTGTCACTGCAAGTGCATGCCTGGCTTTCTATTTTACAGACTCTGGCTGCCACTTCATTTGGAGACAGGGTCAATAAGTGCCTTTCCAAGAGCTCTGGCATTGCTGAACTGTGAATGTGTTGTGGCGGAACAAAAGATGAGAGCAAATCtctaaaaactgaaataaaaatgctacgGACTATCAAGAGATGTGAGGGAAGCAGCAGTACTTGCTGCTCAGTAAATGTTCTTCTACACGTGCATGCCTACAGGAATTGCACTAAGGGTGTTTTGATGGTCTCGTAAAGCTAATAGCATTCCAAAAAAGTCAGCCCCTTTCTTCGGGTTTATAGTTGGATTAAGAAGTGGTGCACACTGGCCTACCTTTATGAAGTCTTAATAAATGGAGTAAAATCAGTAAAACAAAGCATCAGTAACTGCAGTGCCAGTTCAGCCTCTCGCAGATAATCGGCAAATGAACTGGCCAAGAGAGattctttttattcttcatcTTTGTCAAGTTGTGAGATTCTAGAATGACAAGTGCTCCAGAAGGCTGTAACAAAGCAGTCTTTATCACAGGTAGGCTATACCTGTCAAGTcaacacatttttgtttcagttgggTAGCATCCTGAAAATAGTATATAGCAACCCAGCagacaagccaaaaaaaaaaaagagggagttCCAGTTCAGCTGGGTCATTTGTAATGTACTAAATGGACATTGATTTAGGGTTTTTTGACTTCTGAGCAATAAAATCACaagaaaatgtctgtatttAATGGCAAAAGCAGCTTGCCTACTTGATTACACTGCAGAAATCATAGTTTGAGAAGGACCTGGCTTCTTAAATTggcctgttttttcccccacaggAGAAGGCATTGTTGAACCTATTCCTTTGAACATAAAAACAGGTTTGTTATACTTCCTAATTTACTTAGTTTGGGGTATCAGAGCTTCTCAACTGCTTACATTCATCTTTTGAACTTACATAGGCAGAAGCGGGCTTGGTCACGAGGAATTAAAAAAGcgaaaagctgaagaaaaactggaaaactaTAGGCAAAAGcttcatatgaaaaaaaaagcaaatgaacaagCTGCAGATCAGTTCAGGTAAAATGATGTTACTGATATTCCAACCAGTGTCTAAACAACTATTCTTTTTATGCTTTAAGTTTGGTTATTCTTTTGAATGAGAGGTAAGAGTTGAAATACAGAGTAATTGTTTCTCAGTTCTAAAGCAAAAGTAGATAAACACTGTAATGCTAAAGGTGTGTGCTgcatcatttatttttgttcatgttaATAATGCAAATAATATACATACTAACTTTTTACAAGTCATTTGCAGCTGTTTAAATCTGAGAACCATGTcatcttttttaatataaaatccACAGATAATCCTGAGCGATGTTGCTACAGTTGTAAAAATCAGGGTAAACGTGTTTACATTTTGTTGTTTATATTGTCTCCTTATTTGCTTGTTACACGTGGAGATAGAAAGCCTAGGGAAGACTATCTTTCACAGATGTTTAGCGAACCACTTTTGTATGTCTTATGAAAATCTGATGAAGAAAGTGTCCAGTGTAGTGTGATCAAAAAACCACTGTCTTGAAGGTATAATTCCCAAGAAACACGTGTGCTCCCACAGAAACAGATGTCAGAAGAACTTCTTAACTTCAACATTGTCCTGGTCTGGAAGAATTAGTAGGGCTAGAATCTTAGATGttctatttcagaaaaacttACTGACTATAATGCATCTCACTGTTCATCTACCTGCTTATTTTAGCTATCTACTTTTTCTTAACAGAATAAGATTCAAAACGAAACAAGAAGAACGTAAGATGGAAGGGGACCTCCGAAGAAGCCAGAGGGCCTGCCAGCAGTTAGATATGCAAAAAGTGAGACACATTTTTGGGGGTTAGAAGGAAGGTTTAGGTTGGAGATACAGGGTACAAACAAAGTAGTCATTCAATTCTTGGAAGTTCTCAAAAATTGTGGGATAACTGGCCTGAAGTCTTGATGTTTGGCAACACTTCAGtcctcttaaaatatttcaaagtgtATGTTTGCACCATTAGGATATTTGAAGATGTACACCTACCTCATAGTAGCTTACGTGAGGACCGGTGTTCATTTGCATCACCAGAGCTCACCTGGTTTTGCTCCTGCATTTTTGTGGTTACTTTTGAGCTGTTCGCATATCTTTCAGTAACCGACGTCACACCACCCTAACTGACGGTGCTGTTTGCCTCCAGTGAGGGAGCAACattatcacagaatggttgatgTTGGATAGggctctggaggtcatcttgtccaagcCTCCTGCTTAAGCAGGGTCACCCACAGCAGGTTgtccaggaccatgtccagacagctcttgagtatctccaaggatagGGATCATCATGGAGGGAATCAGCAGATTCACCAAAGaagcatttaaacaaaaaaacaaacccaaaatgaGGTACCTTCCACCTGCAAGGAGTAACATGGGTAAAAGCAGTGAACTACTGTAACTTTTGCCACTTGAAAACTTCaagtgtatttcttttctctgttagCCTGTTGGAGGTTAATACTGCCCCACAAGTTCTGCTAAGATTGTTTGATACTCTTTAATCTGCTTCATAGGAAGTTGGCTGAATTAATTCAGATCTCTGTGTTGATTCTTCTTCCTTTAACTTCACTTGAAGGGGATTAGGAGGCGCTGTGTGATCTCTTGACTGAATAACTGGGGGCAGCATGACTTCAGCTGATAAAAAAGCCTATCTGATCACAGCCTTGGTGTGAGATTATGTGGCTGTGTAGCCTTACACATACTGAATGTAGATGAAATAGAACCTTATATTAGCATGcatttacttgttttaaaaaagtgaatagTGCTTCTTGTGGACCACTGTACTTAGTCTCCCACTACATCTTTAGTGATTCTTGGTTATACTATGCAGGAAAGTTCTAAAACCTAACATCTCATCTATTAGAAATTGGTTTTATCAAGCATCTTACAAGAAAACCTACAATGGCAGATAATTTTCATCTAAATGCTTTATTATTTAAGGATATTGATGTTCCCAAGGAGACTTGGTATTGGCTAGAAcctgaagaggaagatgacaagGATGAGGAAGATAAGGAAGATGAATGCACAAGCTCAGATTTAAGCGTAAGCTCTACAACTAAATTACTGCTTGATTCAGAAGTAAATTTAATATTCCTCTTAAAagtatgtatacatatacacataaaGGATATATGTATACATGTCACTGTCTAAGCTGTAGTGAATGGCCTCTATGCAATCTTAGACAGTGATTTTTATAGCAGTTACGtgataaaatataaaacattaaacCACTGATTTATTGCTTCTCTGTTTTGAAGCTGATCTTTGGAAAAAGTAGCCTAGAAATTAATTCTAAACATTTTGTGTCTTAGCCAAGACATGCAAGATCACATATTTGATCAAAGTAATTTGCTTTTGAGTTTTAATTTTTGGTGCCTCATCTCATGTATTGGACTCATTTTTTTGAATTGCTGAGTAATTTCTGAAAACGCTTCACAGATTATCTTGAGATGGGACACTggaaattcacttttttttgagAACTAATTATACAGCTGTTGTTAGCTTTATGGATTTGATTTGCATAGATTAGGTCTGAAcaacttcacaaaaaaaatcatatactTGAAATAAGGTAGCTGGGTCATATTTTTAGCACTCTTTTTCAGTGCAGGTTTATTAGCTGAAAAGAAGGATGAGCAAGCAACAGCCATTAACTTTCTGGAGATCATGAATTCCTGTGCCATTTGGGAAACTTCATGCCTTACTGAGTATTGTGTAGCTTTTACGTAGCAAAAGGTTAAACAATGTATTTTAGCAAAGCTAGTAGCTCTAGAAGGGTTTTGTGTCACATGAGCCCCAGATCTTTGCATACCTGTATGTATCTCTAGGTATCAGAAAAGCTACGCATCCTGACTGCCTATCTGAGAGAAGAGCACTTTTATTGCATTTGGTGTGGAACAACCTATGAAGGTGAGAGTAAAGCTGTCTTCTAAGTGTTGTACTTATGCAGCTAGACTTAAATAGTACAATATATCCTTTGTTTCTCTTACTGCAGTCTTTTAAATCTACATAGCAAATTTTCCTTCCAGGCTGCTGGGTTTTGCACAATACCCAAAGAGGGTAGAATTTGCGTTCACTGTTCTAAAACAAAGCTTGGAATTAATAACTTGCAAATCTTCTTGAATTCTATGTGACCTCCTTTACATGGATTCTTCCGATAATTCTAgcaacattttttccctcctgtgaGCTGGTattacttgctttttctctgcttatcCTGTAGATTCTGAAGATTTATCGTCAAACTGCCCTGGAGACAGTGCTGCAGATCACGACTAAAGCCTTTCTGAAGGAAGGAGTCCTAGATAAGTATGTGTGGTTCATAGTATCTTTTAGAAGGTTTGGAGCTGTGCCCTACTGAAGAATTCACACCAAAGTATGCAGAAGAATAGTAAACTCACATTTCTGAAGCATCTTACGGATTTTCTGCTTGATGCGCAATTTAATAGGAATTCAAACTTTGCCTTTATAATTGAACTACTTTAATTGAGAAGCAGGTTAAGCCTTCCATCCTCTTTGGTTATGCCCTGCCCAACTGAACGAAATCAGCTGATAATAAAATTCAGGTTTGAGTAAGGGAATAAATACTGGCTAGTTACTCTGTTCTACAATGTTACACAGTTTCTTTTCATCCTTACGTAGATGACTAAACATCAGACTTTTTTACACTGATGTTATTTGAATCAATATTCTGTTGTATCTAAAGATGCATATTTTGCATAACTAAATAGTACCAGTTCAtgttgttgggattttttaatatagaaaatacattttaatagaccttttatttttagggaACAATAGTTGCTACTGTAAACAGTCACTAATAGAAACATACTGCTGAAGTATACAGATACtatggggggggaaaaaaagtatcaaaacCTCACTATTACTTAACGGTAGGAATATTACGGTATTAGGGTGCTCCGTCCAGGAACTATAAAGGATATTCAGCCAAAGTCTGTCACAGTAATGTTCATATTGTAAAGTAGTTTTATGggcaaaagggaaaaggaaattcaACTAGTGGTATTTTATCTGTGTCAAGATACCATTTCTCACAGATCTTGACCACTGCAAGGAAATACTAATTAGCCCAGGATAGTGCAATGCCCTATGTATCACAGCCAGGGATCAtgttaggaaagccaaagccctgataaaattaaatccagccagggatgtcaagggcaacaagaaaagcttctgtaggTACATCAGAGATAAAAGTAAGattagggaaaatgtgggccctatccagaaagaaacaggaagccTGGTTACCCAGGACAcaggaaaggctgaggtactcacgtgactttttttgccttggtcttcagCGGCACatgctccagccacactgcccaagttgcagaaggcaaaggtaGGGACTGGGAGAAGGAATAAGTGCCCACTGtagatcaggttcaagaccatctgaggaacctgaaggtgcacaagaCCATGGGACCTGATGGGATGCATTGGCAGGTTGCGAGGGAGCTAGCAAATGAAGTTGTTAAGCTACTCAAATTAcgggtgttcagcctggagaagagaaggctctgggaagaccctatagcagccttccagtgcctaaagggggccctcaggaaagctggagagggactttgtacaagggcctgtagcaacaggacaagggggaatggccttaaactggaagagggtaggTTTggattagatataaggaagaaattctttactgtgagggtggtgaggcaccggcacaggttgcccagagaagctgtggctgccccatccctggcagcattcaaggccaggctggatggggcttggagcagcctgggctggtggggggtgtccctgcccctggcagggggttggaccaaCACAAACTATTCCGTGattctgtatttgtaatttatggtggggggagggggagaacaCAAACAACTTCAGGCCTTACAAAAGGAtgtaaaatcagatttttatttagCAACACATGTTTGCAGCACATGAGCAATGATTTCCataagaatataaaaatcactATGCATTAATTTATATTACTCTTTTTATCCAAGCACCCACTTTACCCCAtgtaacatttcagaaaatgcgTACAGTATTTTACTACACATAGTGCctatttttctgcttagaagtatctgctcattttttcctttatggaGTTAGGTGGGCTCCACACTAATGAACAGTTTGAGAAGATACAGCTCAAGCACAAACATCTGAAGCACCAGTGtgcctgtttcttcttcctgctcccGACCACCCCACACACAATTCTTCCAGTCCAGGCAAGTCTGAACTCTTGGAAGTATATAACTAGAAAGAGTAACAAGTAAACTGCTGTTACCTTTCATGGGGCTGAAAGTAAGGCCATCAAAAGTGTTCAGTGTGCTCATTAAATATTACAACAATGGATTAAATCCTAGGAGTATGGGAGAGAGTTTATGGTGCACTCTCAGCACAGGATTTCAAATGGTGACTGCTGCAGACACTGGAAGAATTGTGGTGTATTAAGAGCAGCTTAAGtgttcctttcagaaaaaaacctccaacccTTCAAAACCTAAGGTTTTCAAAAATCTAGAACAACTATAACTAGATTTCCTAGAAGCTGAATGTTTCACATGCAAATTCAAATGCTTActttaaaagtatgtattttaacaTACTGAAGGTGCTATGTGTTCAACAGCTGTGTAGAGGTAAGAAAGTTTACCTTAAAGAACTGAAATTAAGTGAAGAATAACCCACACCTATTCTTAATATCTCTTACACGAAAATTAGTCTTGGTAGTGGTGGGAGCAGTCTAGTAATTATTGAAAACATCACTGAACAAATCAGAAAGGTTTGAGTCACATACCAGAAGATGGCACTTCTTCCATGGAAAGCGGTAGGTAACCTCAGCTGATGATGCTTGCAGCACACATTAAGAGCATGGATACAGGGAGGGATTTGCCACAGGCCAGTTGTGCTCAACATCAACTTAATATTCTAAGAGACAAGGACTAGGTTTTGTACAATATTTTGTACAGTATAGTTCAGCTCATCCACAACCTGTGTTTCCAGGTAAAAACAGCAAGTGATCGCTTGCAGAAGTACGCTGTCCTGATCCACAGCTGAAGTGCGTGGATGGTGATGTGACCCTTCTGGCTGATGAGCTCCTCAATGGCAGGAAGGCAAAACACCAAGGAAAAGACCTGTCTTAAGTCTTGCAGTTGCTTTTGGCTTTCAGTTTGAAGAGACATCAAACTGGATTTAAACAGTCTTGAAAGCCTTTTAAAAGCGCATTTACTGAGTATGAGTTTCACGTAAGTTGGTTTTaacagcagatttaaaaaacttcagtatttcagatgCAGAGTATCTTGCTGAAGCCTGTTTTGAAAGCATCTTTTTGATTATGGGTGCCTGCAGAAAGAAAGTAGTGtcaataaattacttttttataaGTAAATAAACTGAAGTAATTATTAAAATCTCATACCTTTGTTAGAAATTGGTTGGTGAAGCCCTCTGGAAGTTGACCTTTTCTAACATCATGCCATATCTGAAATTCATATAAGCGAACAGTTgcagtatgtttttatttattatattttgcaTCTCACTGTGATCCATATAGTTTACGGAAGTAATCAAAATACAATCTACAAAAAAGCCAagacttcaaaaaagaaagtaacTGTAAATAGTTTGAAAGTTTTTTCTATTTAGTCGtactgtgttttgggtttatgTTTTTCATCAACTGTTGTCCCTTTTTAAGCTTAAAAGCTTCACACTCTGTGCTTGTTTCAGCAATCCTCTCTCTATTTGAGAACCATTACCCTTCTCTCCCTAATTTAAAAGTAGTGGGTTTATATCCTCTTAccccattaaaataaaaaaatgcaagattaTTGAATTTCCTACTTTGGATGCTACTCTTTGCAAGCCAAGCAGGTATGCTCCCTCCCTTTTACCTTGTTCAGTGCCACACGCTTATTTCTGTGTCACAACACACTACATGGAGTTCAAAGCAACTACCATACAGAGGATTTCTAATTGTATGCTTCAGAAACCCTTACTGGGTAACAACTAAGACCATCCTAGGACTTTCCATGCATATGActtccccacctgcctacagaCACAAGATTTTTAT containing:
- the GPATCH11 gene encoding G patch domain-containing protein 11, coding for MEEDEEEDYMSDLFIKQDVRPGLPMVRRVREAMQKEEKQKEANERNRQKSVKEEEKERRDLVLKSALGTENKGFALLQKMGYKSGQALGKSGEGIVEPIPLNIKTGRSGLGHEELKKRKAEEKLENYRQKLHMKKKANEQAADQFRIRFKTKQEERKMEGDLRRSQRACQQLDMQKDIDVPKETWYWLEPEEEDDKDEEDKEDECTSSDLSVSEKLRILTAYLREEHFYCIWCGTTYEDSEDLSSNCPGDSAADHD